The Quercus robur chromosome 7, dhQueRobu3.1, whole genome shotgun sequence genome has a segment encoding these proteins:
- the LOC126691656 gene encoding disease resistance protein TAO1-like isoform X25 → MSTQGASTSSPSSSSTPRRTYDVFLSFRGEDTRTSFTDHLYNALTRKGIFTFRDDENLERGRFISEELVKAIQESKFAIVILSKNYAFSTWLLDELEHIVRCVEETGLVVVPIFYHVNPSDVRKQTGTFAEAFNAHKKRALDEHKMKTWRTALGVVADLSGWDLKDRHESEFIPKIVEDIDKKLNSKFLIIHENLVGVESMVAELLNCSYLDFENNVCMIGICGMGGIGKTTLAKAVYDMHSNKFDASSFIANVREKSERDCLLQLQKQLLKDISGEINTNISDDCEGVYIIKKRLRDKKVLLVLDDVNDEHQLEKLAGKKGWFRPGSWIIITTRDEHVLVAHEVLKIYRPKGLNNDDALKFFCLKAFKNEQPKEGYTQLSQEFVKYAGGLPLALVTLGSFLVGRPRDDWQSALDYFKENPPKKIFDILKISFDGLEDMWKEVFLDIACFFTGWPKFEVIRILKNCGFKARIGISVLQDKSLLTVIGGNEELGMHDLLQEMGKNIVRSCGELGRQSRLWLFEDLCRVLENNMETNAIQAIVIKKRNAGFNFEEFPEVFSKMTNLRLLIIDELHIPNALNRVPNGLRHLSWKCCSLKCLPSSFEPKELVELDLQYSKCEYLWEGAKCLGNLKSINLSSSENLIWTPDFSRVPRLEVLHLGCCTNLGGLHPSIGQLSKLKSLHLSYCESLTNLPSFSEATSLEVLGLECCTNLVGLHPSFGQLSKLKSLDLSRCTSLTNLPSFSEATSLEVLGLEWCTNLVGLHPSFGQLSKLKSLDLSHCTSLTNLPSFSKATSLEVLGLEGCTNLVGLHPSIGQLSKLKSLHLSHCTSLTNLPSFSEATSLEVLGLEGCTNLIGLHPSIGQLSKLKSLHLSRCTSLTNLPSFSEATSLEVLGLEWCTNLVGLHPSIGQLSKLKSLHLSRCTSLTNLPSFSEATSLEVLGLEGCTNLVGLHPSIGQLSKLKSLHLSRCTSLTNLPSFSEATSLEVLLLEGCTNLVGLHPSIGQLSKLKSLHLSRCTSLTNLPSFSEATSLEVLGLEGCTNLVGLHPSIGQLSKLKSLHLSRCTSLTNLPSFSEATSLEVLGLEGCTNLVGLHPSIGQLSKLKSLHLSRCTSLTNLPSFSEATSLEVLGLEWCTNLVGLHPLFGQLSKLKSLHLSYCTSLTNLPSFSEATSLEVLLLEGCTNLVGLHPSIGQLSKLKSLHLSRCTSLTNLPSFLEATSLEVLGLEGCTNLVGLHPSIGQLSKLKSLHLSRCTSLTNLPSFLEATSLEVLGLEGCTNLVGLHPSIGQLSKLKSLHLSRCTSLTNLPSFSEATSLEVLGLEGCTNLVGLHPLFGQLSKLKSLNLSDCTSLTNLPNFSEATSLEVLGLR, encoded by the exons TTACCACGTGAATCCATCTGATGTACGGAAGCAGACAGGAACTTTTGCAGAAGCATTTAATGCTCACAAAAAAAGAGCCTTAGATGAACACAAAATGAAAACGTGGAGAACTGCTTTGGGAGTAGTGGCTGATCTCTCTGGTTGGGATTTGAAAGATAG GCATGAGTCAGAATTTATCCCAAAAATTGTTGAAGACATTGATAagaaattgaattcaaaattcTTAATCATTCACGAAAACCTCGTAGGAGTAGAATCTATGGTGGCAGAATTGTTGAACTGTTCGTATTTAGATTTTGAGAATAATGTTTGCATGATAGGGATTTGTGGTATGGGGGGAATCGGAAAGACAACTCTTGCTAAAGCTGTTTATGATATGCATTCTAATAAATTTGATGCTTCTAGTTTTATTGCTAATGTTAGGGAAAAGTCGGAAAGAGATTGTTTGcttcaattacaaaaacaacTTCTTAAAGATATTTCGGGcgaaataaatacaaatatatcgGATGATTGTGAAGGAGTTTACATAATCAAAAAAAGGTTACGTGATAAAAAAGTTCTACTTGTCCTAGATGATGTTAATGATGAGCACCAATTAGAAAAATTGGCCGGAAAGAAAGGCTGGTTTCGACCGGGGAGTTGGATCATTATAACAACTAGAGATGAACATGTGTTAGTTGCACATGAAGTTCTTAAAATTTATAGGCCTAAAGGACTAAATAATGATGatgctttaaaatttttttgtttgaaagccTTCAAAAATGAGCAACCCAAAGAAGGTTATACGCAACTATCTCAGGAATTTGTAAAATATGCCGGTGGCCTTCCGTTAGCTCTTGTTACTTTGGGTTCCTTTTTAGTTGGAAGACCAAGAGATGACTGGCAAAGTGCATTGGactattttaaagaaaatcctccaaaaaaaatatttgatatacttaaaataagttttgatgggCTAGAGGATATGTGGAAGGAGGTATTCTTAGATATTGCGTGTTTCTTTACGGGGTGGCCCAAATTTGAGGTAATACGTATACTAAAGAACTGTGGTTTTAAGGCAAGAATTGGTATAAGTGTTCTTCAGGACAAATCTCTCCTAACTGTCATAGGAGGCAATGAAGAATTGGGGATGCATGATCTACTACAAGAAATGGGTAAAAACATTGTTCGATCATGTGGAGAGCTTGGAAGGCAAAGTAGGTTGTGGCTTTTTGAGGACTTGTGTCGTGTATTGGAGAACAATATG GAAACAAATGCAATTCAAGCCATAGTCATCAAGAAAAGGAATGCAGGTTTCAACTTTGAAGAATTTCCTGAAGTTTTTTCAAAGATGACTAATCTTAGATTGCTAATAATTGATGAGTTGCACATCCCAAATGCTCTCAATCGTGTTCCTAATGGCCTAAGACATCTTTCATGGaaatgttgttcattaaaatGTTTGCCATCTAGTTTCGAACCAAAGGAACTTGTTGAACTTGACTTGCAGTATAGCAAATGTGAATATCTTTGGGAAGGAGCAAAG TGTTTAGGAAACTTAAAGTCCATCAATCTTTCCTCATCGGAGAACCTAATTTGGACACCTGACTTTTCAAGGGTTCCGAGACTTGAGGTACTACACCTTGGTTGTTGCACTAATTTGGGTGGGTTACACCCATCTATTGGACAACTCAGCAAGCTTAAAAGTTTACATCTGTCTTACTGCGAATCTCTTACTAATCTTCCCAGCTTTTCAGAGGCTACGAGTCTTGAGGTACTAGGCCTGGAATGTTGCACTAATTTGGTTGGGTTACACCCATCGTTTGGACAACTCAGCAAGCTTAAAAGTTTAGATCTGTCTCGCTGCACATCTCTTACTAATCTTCCCAGCTTTTCAGAGGCTACGAGTCTTGAGGTACTAGGCCTGGAATGGTGCACTAATTTGGTTGGGTTACACCCATCGTTTGGACAACTCAGCAAGCTTAAAAGTTTAGATCTGTCTCACTGCACATCTCTTACTAATCTTCCGAGCTTTTCAAAGGCTACGAGTCTTGAGGTACTAGGCCTGGAAGGGTGCACTAATTTGGTTGGGTTACACCCATCTATTGGACAACTCAGCAAGCTTAAAAGTTTACATCTGTCTCACTGCACATCTCTTACTAATCTTCCCAGCTTTTCAGAGGCTACGAGTCTTGAG GTACTAGGCCTGGAAGGGTGCACTAATTTGATTGGGTTACACCCATCTATTGGACAACTCAGCAAGCTTAAAAGTTTACATCTGTCTCGCTGCACATCTCTTACTAATCTTCCCAGCTTTTCAGAGGCTACGAGTCTTGAGGTACTAGGCCTGGAATGGTGCACTAATTTGGTTGGGTTACACCCATCTATTGGACAACTCAGCAAGCTTAAAAGTTTACATCTGTCTCGCTGCACATCTCTTACTAATCTTCCCAGCTTTTCAGAGGCTACGAGTCTTGAGGTACTAGGCCTGGAAGGGTGCACTAATTTGGTTGGGTTACACCCATCTATTGGACAACTCAGCAAGCTTAAAAGTTTACATCTGTCTCGCTGCACATCTCTTACTAATCTTCCCAGCTTTTCAGAGGCTACGAGTCTTGAG GTACTACTCCTGGAGGGGTGCACTAATTTGGTTGGGTTACACCCATCTATTGGACAACTCAGCAAGCTTAAAAGTTTACATCTGTCTCGCTGCACATCTCTTACTAATCTTCCCAGCTTTTCAGAGGCTACGAGTCTTGAG GTACTAGGCCTGGAAGGGTGCACTAATTTGGTTGGGTTACACCCATCTATTGGACAACTCAGCAAGCTTAAAAGTTTACATCTGTCTCGCTGCACATCTCTTACTAATCTTCCCAGCTTTTCAGAGGCTACGAGTCTTGAGGTACTAGGCCTGGAAGGGTGCACTAATTTGGTTGGGTTACACCCATCTATTGGACAACTCAGCAAGCTTAAAAGTTTACATCTGTCTCGCTGCACATCTCTTACTAATCTTCCCAGCTTTTCAGAGGCTACGAGTCTTGAG GTACTAGGCCTGGAATGGTGCACTAATTTGGTTGGGTTACACCCATTGTTTGGACAACTCAGCAAGCTTAAAAGTTTACATCTGTCTTACTGCACATCTCTTACTAATCTTCCCAGCTTTTCCGAGGCTACGAGTCTTGAGGTACTACTCCTGGAAGGGTGCACTAATTTGGTTGGGTTACACCCATCTATTGGACAACTCAGCAAGCTTAAAAGTTTACATCTGTCTCGCTGCACATCTCTTACTAATCTTCCCAGCTTTTTAGAGGCTACGAGTCTTGAG GTACTAGGCCTGGAAGGGTGCACTAATTTGGTTGGGTTACACCCATCTATTGGACAACTCAGCAAGCTTAAAAGTTTACATCTGTCTCGCTGCACATCTCTTACTAATCTTCCCAGCTTTTTAGAGGCTACGAGTCTTGAG GTACTAGGCCTGGAAGGGTGCACTAATTTGGTTGGGTTACACCCATCTATTGGACAACTCAGCAAGCTTAAAAGTTTACATCTGTCTCGCTGCACATCTCTTACTAATCTTCCCAGCTTTTCAGAGGCTACGAGTCTTGAGGTACTAGGCCTGGAAGGGTGCACTAATTTGGTTGGGTTACACCCATTGTTTGGACAACTCAGCAAGCTTAAAAGTTTAAATCTGTCTGATTGCACATCTCTTACTAATCTTCCCAACTTTTCAGAGGCTACGAGTCTTGAGGTACTAGGCCTGAGATGA
- the LOC126691656 gene encoding disease resistance protein TAO1-like isoform X7, whose protein sequence is MSTQGASTSSPSSSSTPRRTYDVFLSFRGEDTRTSFTDHLYNALTRKGIFTFRDDENLERGRFISEELVKAIQESKFAIVILSKNYAFSTWLLDELEHIVRCVEETGLVVVPIFYHVNPSDVRKQTGTFAEAFNAHKKRALDEHKMKTWRTALGVVADLSGWDLKDRHESEFIPKIVEDIDKKLNSKFLIIHENLVGVESMVAELLNCSYLDFENNVCMIGICGMGGIGKTTLAKAVYDMHSNKFDASSFIANVREKSERDCLLQLQKQLLKDISGEINTNISDDCEGVYIIKKRLRDKKVLLVLDDVNDEHQLEKLAGKKGWFRPGSWIIITTRDEHVLVAHEVLKIYRPKGLNNDDALKFFCLKAFKNEQPKEGYTQLSQEFVKYAGGLPLALVTLGSFLVGRPRDDWQSALDYFKENPPKKIFDILKISFDGLEDMWKEVFLDIACFFTGWPKFEVIRILKNCGFKARIGISVLQDKSLLTVIGGNEELGMHDLLQEMGKNIVRSCGELGRQSRLWLFEDLCRVLENNMETNAIQAIVIKKRNAGFNFEEFPEVFSKMTNLRLLIIDELHIPNALNRVPNGLRHLSWKCCSLKCLPSSFEPKELVELDLQYSKCEYLWEGAKCLGNLKSINLSSSENLIWTPDFSRVPRLEVLHLGCCTNLGGLHPSIGQLSKLKSLHLSYCESLTNLPSFSEATSLEVLGLECCTNLVGLHPSFGQLSKLKSLDLSRCTSLTNLPSFSEATSLEVLGLEWCTNLVGLHPSFGQLSKLKSLDLSHCTSLTNLPSFSKATSLEVLGLEGCTNLVGLHPSIGQLSKLKSLHLSHCTSLTNLPSFSEATSLEVLGLEGCTNLIGLHPSIGQLSKLKSLHLSRCTSLTNLPSFSEATSLEVLGLEWCTNLVGLHPSIGQLSKLKSLHLSRCTSLTNLPSFSEATSLEVLGLEGCTNLVGLHPSIGQLSKLKSLHLSRCTSLTNLPSFSEATSLEVLGLEWCTNLVGLHPLFGQLSKLKSLHLSCCTSLANLPSFSEATSLEVLLLEGCTNLVGLHPSIGQLSKLKSLHLSRCTSLTNLPSFSEATSLEVLGLEGCTNLVGLHPSIGQLSKLKSLHLSHCTSLTNLPSFSEATSLEVLGLEGCTNLIGLHPSIGQLSKLKSLHLSRCTSLTNLPSFSEATSLEVLGLEWCTNLVGLHPSIGQLSKLKSLHLSRCTSLTNLPSFSEATSLEVLGLEWCTNLVGLHPLFGQLSKLKSLHLSCCTSLANLPSFSEATSLEVLLLEGCTNLVGLHPSIGQLSKLKSLHLSRCTSLTNLPSFSEATSLEVLGLEGCTNLVGLHPSIGQLSKLKSLHLSRCTSLTNLPSFSEATSLEVLGLEWCTNLVGLHPLFGQLSKLKSLHLSYCTSLTNLPSFSEATSLEVLLLEGCTNLVGLHPSIGQLSKLKSLHLSRCTSLTNLPSFLEATSLEVLGLEGCTNLVGLHPSIGQLSKLKSLHLSRCTSLTNLPSFLEATSLEVLGLEGCTNLVGLHPSIGQLSKLKSLHLSRCTSLTNLPSFSEATSLEVLGLEGCTNLVGLHPLFGQLSKLKSLNLSDCTSLTNLPNFSEATSLEVLGLR, encoded by the exons TTACCACGTGAATCCATCTGATGTACGGAAGCAGACAGGAACTTTTGCAGAAGCATTTAATGCTCACAAAAAAAGAGCCTTAGATGAACACAAAATGAAAACGTGGAGAACTGCTTTGGGAGTAGTGGCTGATCTCTCTGGTTGGGATTTGAAAGATAG GCATGAGTCAGAATTTATCCCAAAAATTGTTGAAGACATTGATAagaaattgaattcaaaattcTTAATCATTCACGAAAACCTCGTAGGAGTAGAATCTATGGTGGCAGAATTGTTGAACTGTTCGTATTTAGATTTTGAGAATAATGTTTGCATGATAGGGATTTGTGGTATGGGGGGAATCGGAAAGACAACTCTTGCTAAAGCTGTTTATGATATGCATTCTAATAAATTTGATGCTTCTAGTTTTATTGCTAATGTTAGGGAAAAGTCGGAAAGAGATTGTTTGcttcaattacaaaaacaacTTCTTAAAGATATTTCGGGcgaaataaatacaaatatatcgGATGATTGTGAAGGAGTTTACATAATCAAAAAAAGGTTACGTGATAAAAAAGTTCTACTTGTCCTAGATGATGTTAATGATGAGCACCAATTAGAAAAATTGGCCGGAAAGAAAGGCTGGTTTCGACCGGGGAGTTGGATCATTATAACAACTAGAGATGAACATGTGTTAGTTGCACATGAAGTTCTTAAAATTTATAGGCCTAAAGGACTAAATAATGATGatgctttaaaatttttttgtttgaaagccTTCAAAAATGAGCAACCCAAAGAAGGTTATACGCAACTATCTCAGGAATTTGTAAAATATGCCGGTGGCCTTCCGTTAGCTCTTGTTACTTTGGGTTCCTTTTTAGTTGGAAGACCAAGAGATGACTGGCAAAGTGCATTGGactattttaaagaaaatcctccaaaaaaaatatttgatatacttaaaataagttttgatgggCTAGAGGATATGTGGAAGGAGGTATTCTTAGATATTGCGTGTTTCTTTACGGGGTGGCCCAAATTTGAGGTAATACGTATACTAAAGAACTGTGGTTTTAAGGCAAGAATTGGTATAAGTGTTCTTCAGGACAAATCTCTCCTAACTGTCATAGGAGGCAATGAAGAATTGGGGATGCATGATCTACTACAAGAAATGGGTAAAAACATTGTTCGATCATGTGGAGAGCTTGGAAGGCAAAGTAGGTTGTGGCTTTTTGAGGACTTGTGTCGTGTATTGGAGAACAATATG GAAACAAATGCAATTCAAGCCATAGTCATCAAGAAAAGGAATGCAGGTTTCAACTTTGAAGAATTTCCTGAAGTTTTTTCAAAGATGACTAATCTTAGATTGCTAATAATTGATGAGTTGCACATCCCAAATGCTCTCAATCGTGTTCCTAATGGCCTAAGACATCTTTCATGGaaatgttgttcattaaaatGTTTGCCATCTAGTTTCGAACCAAAGGAACTTGTTGAACTTGACTTGCAGTATAGCAAATGTGAATATCTTTGGGAAGGAGCAAAG TGTTTAGGAAACTTAAAGTCCATCAATCTTTCCTCATCGGAGAACCTAATTTGGACACCTGACTTTTCAAGGGTTCCGAGACTTGAGGTACTACACCTTGGTTGTTGCACTAATTTGGGTGGGTTACACCCATCTATTGGACAACTCAGCAAGCTTAAAAGTTTACATCTGTCTTACTGCGAATCTCTTACTAATCTTCCCAGCTTTTCAGAGGCTACGAGTCTTGAGGTACTAGGCCTGGAATGTTGCACTAATTTGGTTGGGTTACACCCATCGTTTGGACAACTCAGCAAGCTTAAAAGTTTAGATCTGTCTCGCTGCACATCTCTTACTAATCTTCCCAGCTTTTCAGAGGCTACGAGTCTTGAGGTACTAGGCCTGGAATGGTGCACTAATTTGGTTGGGTTACACCCATCGTTTGGACAACTCAGCAAGCTTAAAAGTTTAGATCTGTCTCACTGCACATCTCTTACTAATCTTCCGAGCTTTTCAAAGGCTACGAGTCTTGAGGTACTAGGCCTGGAAGGGTGCACTAATTTGGTTGGGTTACACCCATCTATTGGACAACTCAGCAAGCTTAAAAGTTTACATCTGTCTCACTGCACATCTCTTACTAATCTTCCCAGCTTTTCAGAGGCTACGAGTCTTGAG GTACTAGGCCTGGAAGGGTGCACTAATTTGATTGGGTTACACCCATCTATTGGACAACTCAGCAAGCTTAAAAGTTTACATCTGTCTCGCTGCACATCTCTTACTAATCTTCCCAGCTTTTCAGAGGCTACGAGTCTTGAGGTACTAGGCCTGGAATGGTGCACTAATTTGGTTGGGTTACACCCATCTATTGGACAACTCAGCAAGCTTAAAAGTTTACATCTGTCTCGCTGCACATCTCTTACTAATCTTCCCAGCTTTTCAGAGGCTACGAGTCTTGAGGTACTAGGCCTGGAAGGGTGCACTAATTTGGTTGGGTTACACCCATCTATTGGACAACTCAGCAAGCTTAAAAGTTTACATCTGTCTCGCTGCACATCTCTTACTAATCTTCCCAGCTTTTCAGAGGCTACGAGTCTTGAG GTACTAGGCCTGGAATGGTGCACTAATTTGGTTGGGTTACACCCATTGTTTGGACAACTCAGCAAGCTTAAAAGTTTACATCTGTCTTGCTGCACATCTCTTGCTAATCTTCCTAGTTTTTCAGAGGCTACGAGTCTTGAGGTACTACTCCTGGAAGGGTGCACTAATTTGGTTGGGTTACACCCATCTATTGGACAACTCAGCAAGCTTAAAAGTTTACATTTGTCTCGCTGCACATCTCTTACTAATCTTCCCAGCTTTTCAGAGGCTACGAGTCTTGAG GTACTAGGCCTGGAAGGGTGCACTAATTTGGTTGGGTTACACCCATCTATTGGACAACTCAGCAAGCTTAAAAGTTTACATCTGTCTCACTGCACATCTCTTACTAATCTTCCCAGCTTTTCAGAGGCTACGAGTCTTGAGGTACTAGGCCTGGAAGGGTGCACTAATTTGATTGGGTTACACCCATCTATTGGACAACTCAGCAAGCTTAAAAGTTTACATCTGTCTCGCTGCACATCTCTTACTAATCTTCCCAGCTTTTCAGAGGCTACGAGTCTTGAGGTACTAGGCCTGGAATGGTGCACTAATTTGGTTGGGTTACACCCATCTATTGGACAACTCAGCAAGCTTAAAAGTTTACATCTGTCTCGCTGCACATCTCTTACTAATCTTCCCAGCTTTTCAGAGGCTACGAGTCTTGAG GTACTAGGCCTGGAATGGTGCACTAATTTGGTTGGGTTACACCCATTGTTTGGACAACTCAGCAAGCTTAAAAGTTTACATCTGTCTTGCTGCACATCTCTTGCTAATCTTCCTAGTTTTTCAGAGGCTACGAGTCTTGAGGTACTACTCCTGGAAGGGTGCACTAATTTGGTTGGGTTACACCCATCTATTGGACAACTCAGCAAGCTTAAAAGTTTACATTTGTCTCGCTGCACATCTCTTACTAATCTTCCCAGCTTTTCAGAGGCTACGAGTCTTGAG GTACTAGGCCTGGAAGGGTGCACTAATTTGGTTGGGTTACACCCATCTATTGGACAACTCAGCAAGCTTAAAAGTTTACATCTGTCTCGCTGCACATCTCTTACTAATCTTCCCAGCTTTTCAGAGGCTACGAGTCTTGAG GTACTAGGCCTGGAATGGTGCACTAATTTGGTTGGGTTACACCCATTGTTTGGACAACTCAGCAAGCTTAAAAGTTTACATCTGTCTTACTGCACATCTCTTACTAATCTTCCCAGCTTTTCCGAGGCTACGAGTCTTGAGGTACTACTCCTGGAAGGGTGCACTAATTTGGTTGGGTTACACCCATCTATTGGACAACTCAGCAAGCTTAAAAGTTTACATCTGTCTCGCTGCACATCTCTTACTAATCTTCCCAGCTTTTTAGAGGCTACGAGTCTTGAG GTACTAGGCCTGGAAGGGTGCACTAATTTGGTTGGGTTACACCCATCTATTGGACAACTCAGCAAGCTTAAAAGTTTACATCTGTCTCGCTGCACATCTCTTACTAATCTTCCCAGCTTTTTAGAGGCTACGAGTCTTGAG GTACTAGGCCTGGAAGGGTGCACTAATTTGGTTGGGTTACACCCATCTATTGGACAACTCAGCAAGCTTAAAAGTTTACATCTGTCTCGCTGCACATCTCTTACTAATCTTCCCAGCTTTTCAGAGGCTACGAGTCTTGAGGTACTAGGCCTGGAAGGGTGCACTAATTTGGTTGGGTTACACCCATTGTTTGGACAACTCAGCAAGCTTAAAAGTTTAAATCTGTCTGATTGCACATCTCTTACTAATCTTCCCAACTTTTCAGAGGCTACGAGTCTTGAGGTACTAGGCCTGAGATGA